The Betta splendens chromosome 4, fBetSpl5.4, whole genome shotgun sequence genome contains a region encoding:
- the myca gene encoding transcriptional regulator Myc-A isoform X2 yields the protein MKVHSLVRHAGATMPLNSTLASKNYDYDYDSLQPYFYYDNEEEDFYPQQHTPAPSEDIWKKFELLPTPPLSPSRRPSLSSLLPSTADQLEMVTEFLGDDAVNQSIICDADYNQSFLKSIIIQDCMWSGFSAAAKLEKVVSERLACLHAARKESQSDDGAEPAGAAAAAAAWRVNSSYLQDLNTSVSECIDPSVVFPYPIAEAHKQSAGSPPSKDLGLDTPPNSSGSSSSCSDSDEDGDDDDDDDDDDQEEEEEEEIDVVTVEKRQAVRRCDASPPENRHPSPLVLKRCHVSTHQHNYAAHPPTRHEQPAVKRLKLDSSSGGGGGGGGGHSRVLKQISSNRKCSSPRTSDTEDYDKRRTHNVLERQRRNELKLSFFALRDEIPEVANNEKAAKVVILKKATECIYSMQSDEQRLLSVKEQLRRRSELLKHRLAQLQASRA from the exons ATGAAG GTTCACAGCTTGGTCAGACACGCCGGAGCCACCATGCCGCTCAATTCAACTTTGGCCAGTAAGAACTATGACTACGACTACGACTCTCTCCAGCCGTATTTCTACTACGAcaacgaggaggaggattttTACCCACAGCAGCACACTCCGGCACCCAGCGAGGACATCTGGAAGAAATTTGAACTGCTGCCgacccctcccctctccccgaGCCGCCGTCCGTCcctgtccagcctcctcccctccacggCGGATCAGCTGGAGATGGTGACCGAGTTCCTCGGCGACGACGCGGTGAACCAGAGCATCATCTGCGACGCGGACTACAACCAGTCCTTCCTCAAGTCCATCATCATCCAGGACTGCATGTGGAGCGGCTTTTCCGCCGCGGCCAAGCTGGAGAAGGTGGTGTCCGAGCGGCTCGCCTGCCTGCACGCCGCCAGGAAGGAGTCGCAGTCCGACGACGGCGCGGAGCCCgccggtgccgccgccgccgcggccgcgtgGAGGGTGAACAGCAGCTACCTGCAAGACTTGAACACGTCCGTCTCGGAGTGCATCGACCCGTCTGTGGTTTTCCCGTATCCGATAGCAGAGGCGCACAAGCAGAGCGCGGGGTCGCCGCCTAGTAAGGACTTGGGGCTGGACACGCCGCccaacagcagcggcagcagcagcagctgtagtgACTCAG ATGAGGATGGagacgacgatgatgacgacgacgacgacgaccaggaggaagaggaggaagaggagatcgATGTGGTCACCGTGGAGAAGAGGCAGGCAGTGAGGCGCTGCGACGCCAGCCCGCCGGAGAACAGGCATCCCAGCCCGCTGGTGCTGAAGAGGTGCCACGTCTCCACCCACCAGCACAATTACGCCGCCCATCCACCCACGAGGCACGAGCAGCCGGCTGTCAAGAGGCTGAagctggacagcagcagcggaggaggaggaggaggcggaggcggccACAGTAGGGTCCTGAAACAAATCAGCAGCAACCGAAAGTGTTCGAGCCCGCGCACGTCCGATACGGAGGATTACGACAAGAGAAGGACTCACAACGTACTGGAGCGCCAGAGGAGGAACGAGCTCAAGTTGAGCTTCTTCGCGCTGCGGGACGAGATCCCAGAGGTGGCCAACAACGAGAAGGCGGCCAAGGTGGTGATCCTGAAGAAGGCCACCGAGTGCATCTACAGCATGCAGTCAGACGAACAGAGACTCCTCTCGGTCAAAGAGCAGCTGCGGAGGAGAAGTGAACTTTTAAAGCATAGACTTGCTCAGCTGCAGGCCTCTCGTGCTTGA
- the myca gene encoding transcriptional regulator Myc-A isoform X1, with protein sequence MKVHSLVRHAGATMPLNSTLASKNYDYDYDSLQPYFYYDNEEEDFYPQQHTPAPSEDIWKKFELLPTPPLSPSRRPSLSSLLPSTADQLEMVTEFLGDDAVNQSIICDADYNQSFLKSIIIQDCMWSGFSAAAKLEKVVSERLACLHAARKESQSDDGAEPAGAAAAAAAWRVNSSYLQDLNTSVSECIDPSVVFPYPIAEAHKQSAGSPPSKDLGLDTPPNSSGSSSSCSDSEDEDGDDDDDDDDDDQEEEEEEEIDVVTVEKRQAVRRCDASPPENRHPSPLVLKRCHVSTHQHNYAAHPPTRHEQPAVKRLKLDSSSGGGGGGGGGHSRVLKQISSNRKCSSPRTSDTEDYDKRRTHNVLERQRRNELKLSFFALRDEIPEVANNEKAAKVVILKKATECIYSMQSDEQRLLSVKEQLRRRSELLKHRLAQLQASRA encoded by the exons ATGAAG GTTCACAGCTTGGTCAGACACGCCGGAGCCACCATGCCGCTCAATTCAACTTTGGCCAGTAAGAACTATGACTACGACTACGACTCTCTCCAGCCGTATTTCTACTACGAcaacgaggaggaggattttTACCCACAGCAGCACACTCCGGCACCCAGCGAGGACATCTGGAAGAAATTTGAACTGCTGCCgacccctcccctctccccgaGCCGCCGTCCGTCcctgtccagcctcctcccctccacggCGGATCAGCTGGAGATGGTGACCGAGTTCCTCGGCGACGACGCGGTGAACCAGAGCATCATCTGCGACGCGGACTACAACCAGTCCTTCCTCAAGTCCATCATCATCCAGGACTGCATGTGGAGCGGCTTTTCCGCCGCGGCCAAGCTGGAGAAGGTGGTGTCCGAGCGGCTCGCCTGCCTGCACGCCGCCAGGAAGGAGTCGCAGTCCGACGACGGCGCGGAGCCCgccggtgccgccgccgccgcggccgcgtgGAGGGTGAACAGCAGCTACCTGCAAGACTTGAACACGTCCGTCTCGGAGTGCATCGACCCGTCTGTGGTTTTCCCGTATCCGATAGCAGAGGCGCACAAGCAGAGCGCGGGGTCGCCGCCTAGTAAGGACTTGGGGCTGGACACGCCGCccaacagcagcggcagcagcagcagctgtagtgACTCAG AAGATGAGGATGGagacgacgatgatgacgacgacgacgacgaccaggaggaagaggaggaagaggagatcgATGTGGTCACCGTGGAGAAGAGGCAGGCAGTGAGGCGCTGCGACGCCAGCCCGCCGGAGAACAGGCATCCCAGCCCGCTGGTGCTGAAGAGGTGCCACGTCTCCACCCACCAGCACAATTACGCCGCCCATCCACCCACGAGGCACGAGCAGCCGGCTGTCAAGAGGCTGAagctggacagcagcagcggaggaggaggaggaggcggaggcggccACAGTAGGGTCCTGAAACAAATCAGCAGCAACCGAAAGTGTTCGAGCCCGCGCACGTCCGATACGGAGGATTACGACAAGAGAAGGACTCACAACGTACTGGAGCGCCAGAGGAGGAACGAGCTCAAGTTGAGCTTCTTCGCGCTGCGGGACGAGATCCCAGAGGTGGCCAACAACGAGAAGGCGGCCAAGGTGGTGATCCTGAAGAAGGCCACCGAGTGCATCTACAGCATGCAGTCAGACGAACAGAGACTCCTCTCGGTCAAAGAGCAGCTGCGGAGGAGAAGTGAACTTTTAAAGCATAGACTTGCTCAGCTGCAGGCCTCTCGTGCTTGA
- the myca gene encoding transcriptional regulator Myc-A isoform X3, translated as MPLNSTLASKNYDYDYDSLQPYFYYDNEEEDFYPQQHTPAPSEDIWKKFELLPTPPLSPSRRPSLSSLLPSTADQLEMVTEFLGDDAVNQSIICDADYNQSFLKSIIIQDCMWSGFSAAAKLEKVVSERLACLHAARKESQSDDGAEPAGAAAAAAAWRVNSSYLQDLNTSVSECIDPSVVFPYPIAEAHKQSAGSPPSKDLGLDTPPNSSGSSSSCSDSEDEDGDDDDDDDDDDQEEEEEEEIDVVTVEKRQAVRRCDASPPENRHPSPLVLKRCHVSTHQHNYAAHPPTRHEQPAVKRLKLDSSSGGGGGGGGGHSRVLKQISSNRKCSSPRTSDTEDYDKRRTHNVLERQRRNELKLSFFALRDEIPEVANNEKAAKVVILKKATECIYSMQSDEQRLLSVKEQLRRRSELLKHRLAQLQASRA; from the exons ATGCCGCTCAATTCAACTTTGGCCAGTAAGAACTATGACTACGACTACGACTCTCTCCAGCCGTATTTCTACTACGAcaacgaggaggaggattttTACCCACAGCAGCACACTCCGGCACCCAGCGAGGACATCTGGAAGAAATTTGAACTGCTGCCgacccctcccctctccccgaGCCGCCGTCCGTCcctgtccagcctcctcccctccacggCGGATCAGCTGGAGATGGTGACCGAGTTCCTCGGCGACGACGCGGTGAACCAGAGCATCATCTGCGACGCGGACTACAACCAGTCCTTCCTCAAGTCCATCATCATCCAGGACTGCATGTGGAGCGGCTTTTCCGCCGCGGCCAAGCTGGAGAAGGTGGTGTCCGAGCGGCTCGCCTGCCTGCACGCCGCCAGGAAGGAGTCGCAGTCCGACGACGGCGCGGAGCCCgccggtgccgccgccgccgcggccgcgtgGAGGGTGAACAGCAGCTACCTGCAAGACTTGAACACGTCCGTCTCGGAGTGCATCGACCCGTCTGTGGTTTTCCCGTATCCGATAGCAGAGGCGCACAAGCAGAGCGCGGGGTCGCCGCCTAGTAAGGACTTGGGGCTGGACACGCCGCccaacagcagcggcagcagcagcagctgtagtgACTCAG AAGATGAGGATGGagacgacgatgatgacgacgacgacgacgaccaggaggaagaggaggaagaggagatcgATGTGGTCACCGTGGAGAAGAGGCAGGCAGTGAGGCGCTGCGACGCCAGCCCGCCGGAGAACAGGCATCCCAGCCCGCTGGTGCTGAAGAGGTGCCACGTCTCCACCCACCAGCACAATTACGCCGCCCATCCACCCACGAGGCACGAGCAGCCGGCTGTCAAGAGGCTGAagctggacagcagcagcggaggaggaggaggaggcggaggcggccACAGTAGGGTCCTGAAACAAATCAGCAGCAACCGAAAGTGTTCGAGCCCGCGCACGTCCGATACGGAGGATTACGACAAGAGAAGGACTCACAACGTACTGGAGCGCCAGAGGAGGAACGAGCTCAAGTTGAGCTTCTTCGCGCTGCGGGACGAGATCCCAGAGGTGGCCAACAACGAGAAGGCGGCCAAGGTGGTGATCCTGAAGAAGGCCACCGAGTGCATCTACAGCATGCAGTCAGACGAACAGAGACTCCTCTCGGTCAAAGAGCAGCTGCGGAGGAGAAGTGAACTTTTAAAGCATAGACTTGCTCAGCTGCAGGCCTCTCGTGCTTGA